One stretch of Oceanipulchritudo coccoides DNA includes these proteins:
- a CDS encoding DNA translocase FtsK — translation MAARKRKPVQKAPTFGPRDPKPRPFLALVFLILGLLMALAVGDYHPTQNPSFYSDIQDSNLIGKFGVQVASFTLYLMGLAAYATPVLAFWISYMFFRPYARKLGIRKLVPVVLVFLSLSVFGSMYQIESAESPVVGVVHLAEVSDNFFPYGWGGLLGFYIYAQFLRDFLGMVGSIVVFGVFSLFSLVFLLFDNVGSDIRHLFSVKIAAWVASREERAIARRERKEARKAEKLARKQKALEAKKAKAASAPLAPDETPAVAKPPEKAPSNLKIGRSEIAEPFEPIMEEDTVPQAQKMEAPVPKAKEAPVKKPKGITLPSSSATEKAAATGSNLRIIAGEEVKKAAAKLPERKGNYKFPPMRLLTEQAEPTTVEDESVHQATSEMLVKTLEEFGVRVSPGDVHTGPVITRYDVFPAPGVRVEKIQNLDKNIALNLKALSVRILAPVPGKGCVGVEVPNKHPQSVFIRDILESADWVNNKAEIPIALGKDVSGKPLIADLTKMPHLLIAGSTGSGKTVCINAVITSLLYHSSPEDLRFVMVDPKIVEMQVYNSLPHMLVPVVTDPKKVPNALKYLLNEMEKRYQLFAGLGVRNIAGYNAKMIKSKREAKEFEERAAALDAELTPEERAAASQIEVPRDPGAGEEAPPEKLPYIVCIVDELADLMMVAPADIETGIARLAQLARAAGIHLILATQRPSVNVITGVIKANLPSRISFKVASRVDSRTILDTMGADHLIGKGDMLFLPPGSADLVRAQGAFVSDDEITAIVSQISEINGGPVFDEQFQRNIESGDDSSSTAEGEWEDELVPDAINVIKTSKRASTSMLQRRLKIGYNRAARIMEILEAEGMVGPENGSSPREILMDVDL, via the coding sequence ATGGCAGCCAGGAAGCGTAAACCGGTGCAGAAAGCACCCACATTCGGACCACGGGATCCAAAACCAAGGCCTTTTTTGGCTTTGGTCTTCCTTATACTTGGACTTTTGATGGCACTTGCCGTCGGGGATTATCACCCCACCCAGAATCCCTCCTTTTATTCTGATATCCAGGATAGCAATCTCATCGGGAAATTCGGCGTCCAGGTGGCCTCCTTCACTCTTTACCTGATGGGTCTGGCGGCCTATGCCACGCCGGTACTGGCTTTTTGGATCTCCTACATGTTTTTCAGACCGTATGCCCGGAAACTCGGTATCCGAAAGCTGGTCCCTGTCGTTCTCGTTTTCCTGAGCCTCTCAGTCTTTGGCAGCATGTACCAGATTGAGTCGGCCGAGTCTCCTGTTGTGGGGGTTGTTCATCTGGCGGAGGTTTCCGACAACTTCTTCCCATACGGCTGGGGAGGCCTTCTGGGCTTTTACATCTATGCCCAGTTCTTGCGCGATTTTCTGGGTATGGTCGGCTCCATCGTGGTCTTTGGTGTCTTTAGTCTGTTTTCCCTCGTTTTCCTGCTCTTCGACAATGTGGGCAGCGACATTCGTCATCTTTTCAGCGTGAAGATTGCAGCCTGGGTGGCTTCACGTGAGGAACGGGCTATCGCCCGCCGGGAACGCAAGGAAGCCCGTAAAGCCGAAAAACTGGCTAGAAAACAGAAAGCCCTTGAAGCTAAAAAGGCCAAGGCCGCCTCCGCCCCGCTTGCCCCAGACGAAACTCCGGCAGTGGCCAAGCCCCCGGAGAAAGCCCCTTCAAACCTGAAGATCGGGCGTTCCGAAATAGCAGAACCTTTCGAGCCAATCATGGAGGAAGATACCGTTCCGCAGGCTCAAAAAATGGAAGCTCCGGTTCCAAAGGCCAAGGAGGCTCCCGTAAAGAAGCCAAAAGGCATCACCCTCCCATCGTCCTCTGCCACGGAAAAGGCAGCTGCCACAGGGTCAAACCTGCGCATTATTGCGGGCGAGGAAGTCAAGAAGGCGGCAGCCAAACTTCCCGAGAGGAAGGGTAATTACAAATTCCCGCCAATGCGCCTGCTTACTGAACAAGCTGAGCCGACAACCGTGGAAGACGAATCCGTGCACCAGGCAACATCCGAGATGCTGGTGAAAACCCTCGAGGAATTCGGGGTGCGGGTCTCTCCGGGTGATGTCCATACGGGTCCGGTCATCACACGCTATGATGTGTTCCCCGCCCCCGGTGTCCGCGTGGAGAAAATCCAGAATCTGGACAAGAACATCGCCCTCAACCTGAAGGCGCTTTCGGTGCGTATTCTGGCCCCTGTCCCAGGCAAGGGGTGCGTCGGGGTAGAAGTTCCCAACAAGCACCCGCAATCTGTCTTTATTCGCGATATTCTTGAATCAGCTGACTGGGTTAACAATAAGGCCGAGATTCCGATTGCCCTTGGAAAGGATGTTTCCGGCAAACCCCTGATTGCCGACCTGACCAAAATGCCTCACCTCCTCATTGCCGGTTCGACCGGTTCGGGCAAGACAGTTTGTATTAACGCTGTCATTACATCCCTTCTTTATCATTCCAGTCCTGAGGATCTGCGCTTTGTCATGGTCGACCCGAAAATTGTGGAAATGCAGGTTTATAATTCACTGCCCCACATGCTGGTCCCGGTTGTCACGGATCCAAAGAAGGTACCCAACGCGCTCAAGTATCTGCTCAATGAGATGGAGAAGCGTTACCAACTCTTCGCCGGGCTCGGGGTCCGCAACATCGCCGGCTATAATGCCAAGATGATCAAGTCGAAGCGTGAGGCCAAGGAATTTGAAGAGCGGGCCGCCGCCCTTGATGCTGAATTGACGCCGGAAGAAAGAGCCGCCGCATCCCAGATCGAGGTTCCGCGCGATCCGGGAGCCGGCGAGGAAGCCCCACCGGAAAAACTTCCCTACATCGTGTGTATTGTGGACGAGCTGGCTGACCTGATGATGGTTGCTCCAGCTGACATTGAAACCGGCATTGCCCGACTTGCTCAATTGGCCCGTGCTGCCGGAATTCATCTGATCCTCGCCACACAGCGACCATCCGTGAATGTCATTACGGGCGTCATCAAGGCCAACCTGCCAAGCAGGATATCATTCAAGGTAGCCTCCCGCGTCGACTCACGGACTATTCTGGATACCATGGGGGCCGACCACTTGATTGGAAAAGGGGACATGCTCTTCCTGCCACCAGGCTCGGCAGACCTTGTTCGCGCCCAGGGCGCCTTTGTCAGCGATGATGAGATTACGGCTATTGTCAGTCAGATCAGCGAGATAAATGGCGGACCCGTGTTTGATGAGCAATTTCAACGCAACATTGAATCTGGAGATGACTCCTCCTCCACGGCGGAAGGCGAGTGGGAAGACGAGTTGGTCCCGGATGCAATCAACGTCATCAAGACAAGCAAACGGGCATCCACATCAATGCTGCAACGCCGCTTGAAAATAGGTTATAACCGGGCCGCCCGGATTATGGAAATCCTCGAGGCGGAGGGTATGGTCGGGCCGGAAAACGGGTCCA
- a CDS encoding type I phosphomannose isomerase catalytic subunit, with amino-acid sequence MISFLRFTPIYQERVWGGRGLELSLGRDLPEGKVIGESWELVDRPEADSPLDSGTGTLGTLRRSDPNALMGPGWPADRPFPILVKWLDCQDRLSLQVHPPASVAPELNGEPKTENWYIVEATPDAALLAGVKPGVQADVFRKAIEDEELEGLVCRLPARKGDSLFVRSGRLHAIDAGNLILEIQQNSDTTYRVYDWGRVGLDGKPRQLHIEESMKSIDFEDTDPELMHPEGPESVLADSEEFRLRRLELKPGEELFFPANEEPRILSVAEGKLVAGDGNAVTRGDNIILPYSGESSWKAETASVVLVTDRFNTVTSAQ; translated from the coding sequence ATGATTTCTTTTCTGCGTTTTACACCAATTTATCAAGAGCGAGTCTGGGGAGGCCGGGGCCTTGAGCTTTCCCTCGGGCGTGATTTGCCGGAAGGAAAGGTGATTGGCGAAAGCTGGGAACTCGTCGACCGGCCGGAGGCGGACTCTCCCCTTGATTCAGGAACCGGGACCCTCGGAACCCTTCGTAGATCGGATCCGAATGCCCTGATGGGTCCGGGTTGGCCAGCCGACAGGCCGTTTCCCATCCTAGTGAAGTGGTTGGACTGCCAGGACCGGCTCAGCCTGCAGGTTCATCCACCTGCCTCGGTCGCGCCCGAGCTCAATGGTGAGCCCAAGACTGAGAATTGGTACATTGTGGAAGCCACACCGGATGCGGCCCTGCTGGCCGGGGTCAAGCCGGGCGTGCAGGCCGACGTGTTTCGCAAAGCAATTGAAGATGAGGAGCTGGAGGGATTGGTCTGCCGCCTTCCGGCGAGAAAAGGGGATTCCCTCTTTGTCCGAAGTGGGCGCCTGCACGCAATTGATGCTGGGAACCTGATCCTTGAGATTCAGCAAAATTCGGACACGACCTATCGCGTCTATGACTGGGGACGGGTCGGCCTGGATGGAAAGCCGCGGCAGTTGCACATTGAGGAATCCATGAAATCCATAGATTTCGAGGATACGGATCCCGAGTTGATGCACCCCGAAGGCCCGGAATCGGTTCTGGCCGATTCTGAGGAATTTCGCCTTCGCCGGCTTGAGCTGAAGCCCGGTGAGGAACTTTTCTTTCCTGCCAATGAAGAACCGCGCATTCTCAGTGTCGCTGAAGGTAAGCTGGTTGCCGGGGACGGAAATGCCGTGACCCGCGGGGACAACATTATCCTGCCATATTCGGGAGAATCCTCATGGAAAGCGGAGACGGCATCTGTTGTCCTGGTGACCGACCGCTTCAACACAGTCACTTCCGCGCAGTAA
- the proB gene encoding glutamate 5-kinase, with the protein MQFLEANARRVVIKIGTNSLTGPGGDLLSGRIEAVCREISSLKEHGFEVVVVSSGAVGLGIGKLELTDRPDDLAGLQACAAVGQSCLMQAWQAALQTHQITAAQILLTREDVQGRKRHLAVRNTLEELLSYGAVPVVNENDTVSADEIKFGDNDVLSALVASLIKADLLIILSNIPGLMKDHGRGALIPLVEEVTEDIRELAGGPENQFSTGGMITKIEAAKLATQSGCGVFIGSANEPGIIGKVHDGTAPGTFFMPQTISLAARKRWIAFFEKPMGSLHLDAGAARAILENHSSLLAKGLLSCTGSFEQGAVVNLLDPDSNTIARGIVAYDAATLSGIIGLDSSQIQKTQPERSRFEVVHRDSLVLI; encoded by the coding sequence ATGCAGTTTCTGGAGGCGAATGCGCGCCGGGTCGTCATAAAGATCGGGACCAATTCATTGACGGGTCCCGGGGGCGATCTGCTGAGCGGCCGTATTGAAGCCGTTTGCAGGGAAATTTCCTCCCTCAAGGAGCACGGCTTTGAAGTGGTTGTGGTCTCCTCGGGTGCCGTCGGGTTGGGCATCGGAAAACTTGAATTGACCGACAGACCGGATGATCTCGCAGGCTTGCAGGCCTGTGCGGCAGTCGGGCAATCCTGCCTCATGCAGGCATGGCAGGCTGCCCTCCAGACTCACCAGATAACGGCTGCCCAAATTCTCCTCACCCGCGAAGATGTCCAGGGCCGCAAGCGGCATCTGGCCGTCCGGAATACACTCGAGGAATTGCTTTCATACGGGGCCGTCCCTGTTGTGAACGAAAACGACACGGTCAGCGCGGATGAGATTAAATTCGGTGACAATGACGTCCTGAGCGCGCTGGTAGCCAGTCTTATAAAAGCCGACCTGCTGATCATCCTCTCCAACATTCCCGGGCTCATGAAGGATCATGGGCGAGGAGCCCTGATTCCCTTGGTTGAAGAGGTCACGGAAGACATCCGAGAGCTTGCCGGTGGTCCCGAAAACCAATTTTCCACTGGTGGGATGATCACCAAGATTGAAGCTGCGAAGCTGGCCACCCAATCCGGTTGCGGGGTCTTTATTGGCAGTGCCAATGAGCCCGGGATCATCGGAAAGGTCCATGATGGCACAGCCCCCGGAACCTTTTTCATGCCGCAGACGATTTCCCTTGCCGCCCGGAAGCGCTGGATTGCTTTTTTTGAGAAACCAATGGGCTCCCTCCATCTTGATGCAGGGGCAGCACGGGCCATTCTTGAAAATCATTCCAGCCTGCTGGCGAAGGGGCTTCTCAGCTGCACAGGTTCCTTCGAGCAGGGCGCGGTAGTCAACCTTCTCGATCCCGATTCAAATACAATTGCCCGCGGGATTGTCGCTTATGATGCCGCGACGCTTAGTGGCATTATCGGGTTGGATTCCAGCCAAATCCAGAAGACCCAACCGGAACGATCGCGCTTTGAGGTCGTCCATCGCGACAGCCTGGTGCTGATCTGA
- the frr gene encoding ribosome recycling factor, whose protein sequence is MDFDTIHLEAVELMQKALQHTLHEFANIHTGKATPAMIENISVHVESYGSNMAIRELGAITTPDNHTLQVTPWDKGTSGAIEKGIRDANLGLNPLSRGATILVPIPELSGDRRKEMVKMAANHAEEGRVSVRQARHHAMDQLKKLKTDGHVSEDDVKRHEKEIQDETDSHVKQINDALAAKEQELLQV, encoded by the coding sequence ATGGACTTCGACACAATTCATCTGGAAGCAGTAGAGCTGATGCAAAAGGCGCTTCAACACACCTTGCATGAGTTCGCCAACATTCATACCGGCAAGGCCACGCCGGCGATGATCGAGAATATTTCTGTTCACGTGGAATCCTACGGTTCCAATATGGCCATCCGTGAGTTGGGTGCGATCACAACTCCGGATAACCACACCCTGCAAGTCACGCCATGGGATAAGGGCACTTCAGGGGCCATCGAAAAAGGGATCCGGGATGCCAATCTCGGGCTGAATCCCCTTTCGAGAGGCGCAACCATTCTGGTCCCCATCCCGGAACTTTCCGGTGACCGGCGTAAGGAGATGGTCAAGATGGCCGCTAATCATGCAGAGGAAGGCCGTGTCAGTGTTCGGCAGGCCCGTCACCACGCAATGGATCAGCTTAAAAAACTCAAAACGGATGGGCACGTCTCTGAGGATGATGTGAAGCGCCATGAGAAGGAAATCCAGGACGAAACGGATTCCCATGTGAAGCAGATCAATGACGCCCTCGCGGCCAAGGAGCAGGAGCTCCTGCAAGTCTAG
- the pyrH gene encoding UMP kinase, with product MQASSEGSETRVKRIVLKLSGEVLRCSKSGETIDGTILHDVCKQVKSVYDLGIEIGLVVGGGNIFRGLSGVEKRGVARTTGDYMGMMATVINGMALMDCLEKMEVPVRVLSAIEMNKVAEPYILRRATRHLEKKRVVIFVGGTGNPYFSTDTTAALRASEIGAEVILKATKVDGIYDKDPVKHPDAVKFDKISFAEALKLRLKVMDATAFALCQDNKMPILVFNMNQEGGIKQAVLGKKIGTLVS from the coding sequence ATGCAAGCAAGTTCCGAAGGCAGTGAAACCCGCGTCAAGCGGATCGTTCTAAAACTAAGCGGTGAAGTCCTTCGCTGCAGCAAATCAGGGGAAACGATTGATGGAACCATCCTGCACGACGTGTGCAAGCAGGTGAAATCAGTTTATGACCTCGGAATTGAGATCGGACTTGTCGTGGGAGGAGGCAATATCTTCCGCGGCCTGAGCGGCGTTGAAAAGCGGGGGGTTGCCCGGACCACAGGCGACTATATGGGCATGATGGCCACCGTGATCAACGGGATGGCCCTGATGGATTGCCTGGAAAAAATGGAAGTGCCCGTGCGGGTGCTCAGCGCAATCGAGATGAACAAGGTGGCTGAGCCTTATATCCTCCGCCGGGCCACGCGACATCTTGAGAAAAAGCGTGTGGTTATATTTGTTGGCGGAACAGGAAACCCTTATTTCTCCACAGACACCACGGCCGCCCTGCGGGCCAGTGAGATTGGCGCTGAAGTCATTTTGAAGGCCACCAAGGTTGATGGAATCTACGACAAGGATCCCGTAAAGCATCCGGATGCGGTGAAATTCGACAAGATCTCCTTTGCCGAGGCCCTCAAACTTCGCCTGAAAGTCATGGATGCGACAGCCTTTGCTCTCTGCCAGGACAATAAAATGCCGATCCTTGTCTTCAATATGAACCAGGAAGGCGGGATCAAACAGGCGGTCCTTGGGAAAAAAATTGGCACCCTCGTCAGTTAA
- a CDS encoding HAD family hydrolase: MDGSGYDVILWDWNGTLLDDSLYGLSIINSMLRRRGLPEPSREEHGRLFDFPVILYYERLGFDFEKEPFEVISHEFVDTYFQNVNSCVLREGTVEALGQIRDLGIRQSVLSASRQDNLERMISDYGLAGFFDELLGIDSIHAPGKSGRGCDWIRESGIDPARVLLIGDTMHDAEVAAEMGIDGWMIEGGHHPMNRLKETGCPCFSSLPKILQALAESRSKASPL; this comes from the coding sequence ATGGATGGCTCTGGCTACGATGTAATTTTATGGGACTGGAACGGGACCCTCCTCGACGACAGTCTGTACGGCCTTTCGATTATCAACAGCATGCTCCGGCGCCGTGGCTTGCCGGAACCCTCCAGGGAGGAACACGGGCGGCTCTTTGATTTTCCGGTTATACTTTATTACGAGCGTCTTGGCTTTGATTTTGAGAAGGAGCCGTTCGAAGTGATTTCCCATGAATTCGTGGACACGTACTTTCAAAATGTGAACAGTTGTGTTCTTCGCGAAGGAACCGTCGAAGCGCTTGGTCAGATCCGGGACCTTGGGATCCGCCAATCTGTCCTGAGTGCCAGCCGGCAGGACAACCTTGAACGGATGATCAGCGATTACGGCCTGGCTGGGTTCTTCGATGAATTGCTGGGAATTGATTCCATTCATGCACCGGGCAAGTCCGGCCGGGGTTGTGACTGGATTCGTGAATCCGGGATTGATCCGGCACGGGTGCTGCTGATCGGTGATACCATGCACGACGCTGAAGTAGCCGCTGAGATGGGCATTGACGGGTGGATGATCGAAGGAGGGCATCATCCGATGAACCGCCTGAAGGAGACCGGGTGTCCCTGTTTCTCGAGCCTCCCCAAAATCCTTCAGGCGTTGGCTGAAAGTCGATCCAAAGCCTCGCCCCTATGA
- a CDS encoding cation:proton antiporter: MILAAQLNGDMGNVVVSTLALSIAVGGMLMVLAKMLKIPGIVLLLFGGIILGPEVLGFVQPDTLGPALNVLVAVAVGLILFEGGLTLDVNGYRSAPRVIRNLLTVGVVVTWVGTGLTIWLIFPVDPAFAALTSSLVIVTGPTVIQPILKRIRLKWNLHNILHWEGVLIDPIGVFLAVLAYEWVVGGGGEEAFIHFAIRLLGGLLIGVVGGELIAWILKKQIIPEEMINVFTVGSAMLIFGVTEAIIAEGGLLSVIVAGLICGSRQPPALRGIVEFKSIITDLLIGFVFILLTARLQLQQFIDFGLLGFALVGVVILVVRPLAIFACTRGAGLNWKELVFLSWVAPRGVVAASMASLFVLTLTELGRFENPAFLETFVYSVIFTTVLLQGFTAGPLSKLLGLNEKHPDGWLIVGAHPIARQIARFLEKVREVPVALVDGNRVAVSEAQQEGLKAFFGDARETAAIEDRVEMRGVGKLMAFTDNEDLNELLCKKWEPVFGKDHVYRWASSKPAEEDIHHTGIILWSWMPKPSMISSELMLGEAATVELEGMRMKNPGNLAALLTAHAEEVLLDPGPDSKMTSDKVAPSTLYLQREADYLLNALNSDWIVSLDTKEPGELYKALAGQLSTADPILSGSVLLDQLLERELSVPTTLGHGVALPHAKVEGISRTCCAIGLLPTGIELGDEEDPVRLVFMLVSPVDKPELHLAVLGEIARLCADAEVRQQLFDCDDPADILPLIRRYRRQHTPFADARG; this comes from the coding sequence ATGATTTTAGCAGCACAATTGAATGGTGACATGGGCAATGTGGTGGTGAGCACCCTTGCCCTTTCCATTGCGGTGGGAGGGATGCTCATGGTCCTTGCCAAGATGCTCAAGATTCCGGGAATCGTTCTCCTGCTTTTCGGGGGCATTATCCTCGGCCCGGAGGTACTGGGATTTGTGCAACCGGACACGTTGGGACCCGCGCTCAATGTCCTGGTGGCAGTAGCCGTTGGCCTCATTCTCTTTGAGGGGGGGCTGACCCTTGATGTGAACGGGTATCGTTCCGCCCCAAGGGTTATCCGGAATCTACTGACTGTCGGGGTGGTCGTGACATGGGTCGGCACGGGGCTGACGATCTGGCTAATCTTTCCAGTTGATCCCGCCTTTGCCGCCCTCACAAGCAGCCTCGTTATCGTGACTGGACCAACCGTCATCCAGCCAATCTTAAAACGAATCCGGTTAAAATGGAACCTGCACAACATTCTTCACTGGGAAGGGGTCCTGATTGATCCGATCGGCGTTTTTCTTGCCGTTCTGGCCTATGAGTGGGTTGTTGGCGGTGGGGGCGAGGAGGCGTTCATTCACTTTGCAATCCGGCTCCTTGGCGGGTTGCTGATCGGCGTCGTCGGTGGCGAGCTGATTGCCTGGATCTTGAAGAAACAGATTATTCCGGAGGAAATGATCAATGTATTCACGGTTGGATCCGCCATGCTCATCTTCGGCGTGACGGAGGCGATAATTGCCGAAGGGGGGCTGCTTTCAGTGATTGTGGCCGGGTTGATCTGCGGATCGCGTCAACCGCCAGCCTTGCGGGGGATTGTTGAGTTCAAATCGATTATAACGGATCTCCTGATCGGCTTTGTCTTTATTCTCCTGACCGCCCGCCTGCAACTTCAGCAGTTCATTGATTTTGGATTACTGGGATTTGCCCTGGTCGGTGTTGTCATTTTAGTTGTGCGCCCCTTGGCAATCTTTGCCTGTACCCGCGGGGCGGGCTTGAACTGGAAGGAGTTGGTCTTTCTCTCATGGGTGGCCCCGCGCGGAGTGGTTGCCGCCTCCATGGCTTCCCTTTTTGTCCTGACCCTGACGGAGCTTGGCCGGTTCGAAAATCCTGCTTTTCTCGAGACTTTCGTCTACTCCGTGATCTTCACAACGGTCCTTTTGCAAGGGTTTACCGCCGGACCACTATCAAAACTTCTCGGCCTGAATGAGAAGCATCCAGACGGATGGTTGATTGTCGGAGCGCATCCAATAGCCCGCCAGATAGCCCGCTTCCTTGAAAAGGTGAGGGAAGTGCCAGTCGCCCTTGTTGACGGGAACCGGGTGGCCGTGAGTGAGGCCCAGCAGGAAGGCCTCAAGGCCTTTTTCGGGGATGCCCGGGAGACGGCGGCCATCGAGGATCGCGTGGAAATGCGCGGGGTCGGAAAGCTGATGGCCTTTACCGACAATGAGGACCTCAACGAGCTTTTGTGCAAAAAATGGGAACCCGTTTTCGGGAAGGACCATGTTTATCGGTGGGCTTCTTCCAAGCCAGCCGAGGAGGACATTCATCACACCGGTATCATCTTGTGGAGCTGGATGCCAAAACCGTCCATGATTAGTTCCGAGCTCATGCTCGGGGAGGCGGCCACCGTCGAACTCGAAGGCATGCGGATGAAAAATCCCGGAAACCTTGCTGCCTTGCTGACCGCGCACGCCGAGGAAGTTCTCCTGGATCCTGGCCCGGATAGCAAAATGACCTCCGACAAGGTGGCACCCAGCACACTTTACCTGCAGAGGGAGGCGGATTATCTGCTCAATGCCCTGAACAGTGATTGGATTGTTTCGCTGGATACCAAGGAACCGGGTGAGCTCTACAAGGCCTTGGCGGGACAACTTTCCACAGCGGACCCCATCCTTTCCGGGAGCGTGCTTTTGGATCAGCTTCTTGAGCGGGAATTATCCGTTCCGACGACTCTGGGACACGGAGTTGCTTTGCCTCATGCCAAGGTGGAGGGCATCAGCCGCACGTGTTGCGCCATTGGTTTGTTGCCAACCGGGATCGAGCTCGGTGATGAAGAGGATCCCGTGCGCCTTGTCTTCATGCTGGTCAGTCCGGTTGATAAACCCGAGCTTCACCTGGCTGTGCTCGGGGAAATTGCCCGCCTTTGTGCAGATGCCGAGGTTCGACAGCAACTGTTTGATTGCGATGATCCGGCAGATATTCTCCCGCTAATCCGCCGTTACCGAAGGCAACACACCCCGTTCGCTGACGCACGGGGATAG
- a CDS encoding UDP-glucose 6-dehydrogenase yields the protein MKICCIGAGYVGGPTMAKIAQKCEKIEVTVVDMNPDRIAAWQTDELPVYEPGLLEVVKEARGRNLFFSTDVDAKIKEADIVFICVNTPTKTFGIGAGKAADLQYVEKCARQIASVSDSDKIIVEKSTLPVRTAESIKRILDSTGSSNKFQVLSNPEFLAEGTAMADLENPDRVLIGGETTEEGQAAVQKLVDVYAEWVPRENILTTNLWSSELSKLTANAFLAQRISSINAISALCEATGADVDEVAYAIGRDSRIGPKFLKSSVGFGGSCFQKDILNLVYLCNHFGLSSVADYWESVVQMNDYQKRRFSQRIVRTLFNTVSGKKIAILGFAFKKDTNDTRESAAIHVCKDLLEEGGHLAIYDPKVTTAQIYSDLGIDESNTQVSIHKDAYSAADKAHAVAILTEWDVLKEDQTDYNKVFDSMEKPAFFFDGRNLVDLEVLRKIGFEAHGIGKP from the coding sequence CTACCTGTTTACGAACCGGGACTGCTTGAGGTTGTCAAGGAGGCCCGTGGTCGCAACTTGTTTTTCTCAACGGATGTGGACGCAAAGATCAAGGAGGCCGATATTGTCTTCATTTGTGTAAACACCCCGACAAAGACATTTGGAATCGGGGCCGGAAAAGCCGCTGATCTCCAGTATGTGGAGAAGTGCGCCCGGCAGATCGCGTCTGTCTCGGACAGCGACAAGATCATTGTCGAAAAGTCGACCCTGCCCGTCCGCACCGCCGAATCCATCAAGCGCATCCTCGACTCGACCGGTTCCAGCAACAAATTCCAAGTCCTCTCCAATCCGGAATTCCTTGCTGAAGGAACGGCTATGGCGGACCTTGAGAACCCAGACCGGGTCCTGATCGGTGGCGAGACGACGGAAGAAGGCCAGGCAGCTGTCCAGAAGCTCGTGGATGTCTATGCCGAATGGGTGCCGCGGGAAAACATCCTCACCACGAATCTCTGGAGCTCCGAGCTTTCAAAATTGACCGCCAACGCCTTTCTGGCCCAGCGCATCAGCTCGATCAACGCCATTTCGGCCCTCTGTGAAGCAACAGGGGCGGATGTGGACGAGGTAGCCTACGCAATTGGCCGCGATTCACGGATTGGACCCAAGTTTCTGAAGAGCAGTGTCGGCTTCGGGGGATCCTGCTTCCAGAAGGACATCCTGAATTTGGTTTACCTGTGCAACCACTTTGGTTTGTCATCGGTGGCAGACTACTGGGAATCGGTCGTCCAGATGAACGACTACCAGAAGCGCCGCTTCAGCCAGCGGATTGTCCGGACGCTCTTCAACACCGTTTCCGGCAAGAAAATCGCTATCCTTGGCTTTGCCTTCAAGAAGGACACTAACGACACCCGTGAATCCGCCGCGATACATGTCTGCAAGGACTTGTTGGAAGAAGGTGGCCATCTGGCGATCTACGACCCGAAAGTCACGACAGCGCAGATTTATTCCGATCTTGGTATCGATGAATCGAATACACAGGTCTCAATCCACAAGGACGCCTACTCGGCCGCGGACAAGGCTCACGCTGTCGCGATCCTCACAGAATGGGATGTCCTCAAGGAGGACCAGACCGATTACAACAAAGTCTTCGACTCGATGGAAAAGCCGGCCTTTTTCTTTGATGGGCGCAACCTCGTCGACCTGGAAGTGCTTCGTAAGATCGGGTTTGAGGCTCACGGAATCGGCAAGCCCTGA